The Candidatus Zixiibacteriota bacterium genome segment CGGATAAAAGGTACTCCGGGGATAACAGGCTGATCCTCTCCGAGAGTCCACATCGACGAGGGGGTTTGGCACCTCGATGTCGGCTCATCACATCCTGGGGCTGGAGAAGGTCCCAAGGGTTTGGCTGTTCGCCAATTAAAGTGGTACGTGAGCTGGGTTTAGAACGTCGTGAGACAGTTCGGTCCCTATCTGGTGCGGGCGTAGGAAATTTGAGGAGATCTGACCTTAGTACGAGAGGACCGGGTTGGACGAACCGCCAGTGTATCTGTTGTCGCGCCAGCGGCAGTGCAGAGTAGCTGCGTTCGGAAGGGATAAGCGCTGAAAGCATCTAAGTGCCAAGCCCACTCCAAGACTAGATTTCCCAGCTTTATGCTCTAAAGGCTCCTGGAAGAGTACCAGGTTGATAGGTCACAGATGTAAGCACAGTGATGTGTTCAGTCGAGTGATACTAATAAGCCGTGAGACTTGATCATAAAATTCTATCTCGTGCCTCGAGATAGGATTACAGATCAAATCCTAAATACGCTCAACTCAAGAATTTGACTCAGATGTATTTGGACTCCCTGATTACGCAGGGAGTGACCTTGATATTTTAGTGATAAGCTATTTTTCCGGTGGCGATGGCGTGAGGGCCACACCTGTTCCCATTTCGAACACAGTAGTTAAGCCTCACAGCGTCGATGGTACTGCATCCTTGCAGATGTGGGAGAGTAGAACGCTGCCGGGTTAAATTAGAAAGCCCGCTTCAGATGAAGCGGGCTTTTGCTATTGGTCTATTTGTAAATGATGCCACACAAGAAACCCACCCAAAGGGTGGGCCACCTGCCCTACTTGGCTTGTTTGGGGGCGACCGACGCGCAACATCTCCAAACATGTTTGTAGAGGCCACCCGTCCGGAAAAGTAACCTGCAACATTGTCGGACAGCGTCTGCTGCCCCTAGAAGTTCTCCTTGATGAGCTCCACTATTGCTTTGGCCGTCTTCTTGACCGCGTCACCGGTTCCGCCCGAGTAACCGGTCCCGCCGGACTTGCCAGTCACCTCGTAAGAGCCTATCGTAGCACCGCTGCCGCCATCGATGAACGTGACTTCGGTCGTCAATGAGGCTTTACCCGCAAATGCGCCAAGGAAGAATCGCGACGCCCCACTTACCTTCTTCACACTGGAGACAACAGCCTTTATTACGAGAGCTTTCTCACAGTTCTCGGCACATGTGCCGAGCAAAGCTGTCGGGAAGTACCCTTCTTTATTAAGCCTCTCAAGAAACTCCACCTCTAAATCATCCATTTGCTGTGATACGTCATCAACAATGGACGACTCAGTACTAAAGTAGATGGAGGTAAACGGGCTCAGGTTCGTCTCGAGCGGACGAACTGCCAATGCCTTGCTTCCGGCACAGCCTACCTGCAATAGCAGCAGACCGACTGCTGCTAATGAAAGCGCGATCTTACCGATCTTCATGATATATCTCCTTGCATTAGTCGGTACTTACGCGATATTCAATGTCGTCATGTCAGATCGGTGCTCAGAAGCGCAGCGTGAACGTGACTCGCGGCCCGTCTGCCGTGATGGAAATGGCAGAAGGTTCCAAGGGAACACGCTCCCACTTCTTGCTTGCCGAGCCGACCGCCAAACCGATCAGACCGCCGCCCAGCGTGAACCCAATGAAGACGGGCGCGACCGCGTCCTCATTGACCTCCATATAGGGGTCGGATTTAACCTCAGCGTAACCCAGCAATGCCGCGGACAGCCCCATCGCGGCTCCAATCATGAACCCGGTGCCAGCTCTGGAGCCCTTATAGCGGTCCATGGCACGAATCTGTTCGCGTGGAATACTGAGCCTCTCCCCACCGGACTTCGTCGCAGTGAGGCTGTCGGATGTGAGAATTCCGTCTCTGGCTTCGATGCGCTGCCCGTTGTTCAACAGGACCCGGAAACGATCAAAGTCAACGATGTCCTGTGCCGCGGCTTGCTGTACGGCAAATAGAGCAGCCACAAAGACCAGCGCTGACAAATGGAATGTTTTCATAGACTCATCCCTTCCCAGTCAAGGGCAGGTCTTTCCGAGACCTGCCGATCTATGACCTATTCCTACTGTCCATATTCATTTCCGCACCGGCACTGCTGAGACGGCGCACGTTGTATAGCATGAATCACATCTCACCGTCTTGGCGCCCAATTCAGCCCCTGTCGTCGTTCGCATTCCTTAGTATCAAATCAATCATACTTGGTCTGCCGCTCTTTGTCAAGGCAAATGGTGCTATCTTGGTGCACGGGGAGAGGCTGTCCCACAAGTAAAGTAGGGCAGGTCTCCCCGAGACCTGCCAATGTATACAATATTCCTACTCTCCATACTTCCCGTCCAAGACCGGCACGCCTGCGGTTCCCCAATCCGGGGCGTAATATCCCTCCTCCTGATATTCGCGAAAAGAAGAGAAACGCCAGTCGCATGGACTGTCTGCATAGTCATGCTTAACCGGATTGTAGTGAATGTAATCGATATGCCTGTTCATGTCATCTTGATCCCTGATCATGTGGTCCCAAAAACGACTTTGCCAGATACGACCACAATCCCTATGTAAGGCGTAACTGACCTTCTTTGAAAACGAGAGTTTCACCTTCTGGATGATTGATGAAAGGTTACATTTGCAGGGATCTATTATCATATGAGTATGATCCGGCAGCTCGACATGAGCAATGAGGCGGAAGACCATTTCGTGCATGTATTTCATGAGTGATTCCCAGAAGAGATGATGATGCGTTATGAGTATGCTCCGGCGCCTATAAGTTACCATTGTTATGAAGTAGATTTGACCGTCCGAAAAATGACGAAGCAGTTTTGACATTTGCAAACTCTCTTCAAGTCGGCAGGTCTCGGGGAGACCTGCCCTACGTGCTGCAAGCTTCTTTCAGATCGGCAGGTCTCGGAAAGACCTGCCCTACTTGGTTTCTCTATCAGCCCCTGTCATCAATCACATACTTCGATATCACTGCTATCATACCACGATCGGCGAATCGTGTCAAGGCAAAATGGGGCAGGCCGGGTGGCGAGTCCTGAGCTTCAAAGGGTCTGCCGCCCACGTTGGGAATCAACCCTTGACAATCATCATAGCAGGAAGGGATTCCTAACGGCGCGAAAACCGCAGAGGTTTTGACCGACCTCAGAGTTAGAAGATGCCGAAGACTCTGCTGCCGGAGCGCATCACGCCGATGGTCAGCACAATCGCGCGGTCATCGTAGTCGTTGAAAGTCATGCTGTATTCGACAGTCGCAACCACGCGGAAATCATAAGTCCGAAATGCCAACATGCCACCCTTGAGTAGAATTTCGAATCCGTCATCGGCTTTGTCTTCCCGATTATCGTAGGCAGCAGGGCTGGCATATGTAGTCTCGTGCGACACCGCATGAAAACCGACACCAGCGCCGACATACGGACTGAAGTCTTTGTTGCTGACCAAATAGAGGCACCCAACATTGAGCGCGATGCCGTTTCGAATTCCGAGCAGTGCATCGACAGCTATATGCCGCATTTCAAAGATACTCCTGAAATCCCAGACGAAGAACCGGTCTTTATTGTCGTAATTGTCGTAGCCATCCTGCGGGTAGAGGTAACCGAATCCGATTCCCCAGGATGAATTCGCCTTACGCTCCTTTGATTCCTGCGACTCCTTCTCGGTCACGGTGCCGACCTCGATAGTTTTCTCTACAGGTTTCTGCTGAACAATACTCGCAGCAACCCGCTTTGCCACCTGATCAAGTTCTTCGACCTGCAATGCGGTCAAGTCATCAGAGAGAAGGGTCTCTCCTGAGGAGACATCGATTAGATGATATTGAAAGATGATCTTCTCGCCAAGCCTGTTCAAGCTACCGTAGACAACTTTCGATGCGCCCGTCATCGTTCCAATTTCTGCTGCACAGGCAGCATCCGCGCAAGTCCGATCGCCCATTGCTGATAGGACATCATTCTCGGAAACGATTTGGTATTTGTTCAACTGCGTGATCTCGGAGACCAGAAGCTGATGGACTGTCTCCTGAGTCGAGGCGTCAACACCTATCCCACTGAGCGGAAGAACCGCCAGTCGTTCCTGCGCCCAACAAATCTGTTGGCAGCTCAACAGAATCAGCGCGATCGCAAGGATTGTAATTCTCATATGATATCTCCCTCGATTAGCGGTATGCGAAATGTGTTTGGTTGCAGATCTTTT includes the following:
- a CDS encoding DUF4410 domain-containing protein encodes the protein MKIGKIALSLAAVGLLLLQVGCAGSKALAVRPLETNLSPFTSIYFSTESSIVDDVSQQMDDLEVEFLERLNKEGYFPTALLGTCAENCEKALVIKAVVSSVKKVSGASRFFLGAFAGKASLTTEVTFIDGGSGATIGSYEVTGKSGGTGYSGGTGDAVKKTAKAIVELIKENF
- a CDS encoding transposase, whose translation is MSKLLRHFSDGQIYFITMVTYRRRSILITHHHLFWESLMKYMHEMVFRLIAHVELPDHTHMIIDPCKCNLSSIIQKVKLSFSKKVSYALHRDCGRIWQSRFWDHMIRDQDDMNRHIDYIHYNPVKHDYADSPCDWRFSSFREYQEEGYYAPDWGTAGVPVLDGKYGE